In a single window of the Rhineura floridana isolate rRhiFlo1 chromosome 3, rRhiFlo1.hap2, whole genome shotgun sequence genome:
- the RGL2 gene encoding ral guanine nucleotide dissociation stimulator-like 2 isoform X2, with protein sequence MKVFLRLGGCLEPGGGSAEGVLLTRTRWYCLPVKPPVTLWEEAEDGVIYTVSSRPPGGATRGSVVTGGTEDPAGVSGHPGVATAAAAAASGSPAGRSRALKAGSLPRLVRHLLQAPALGDTCYVPAFLATYRTFATTRGVLEVLLESLQAVAGSGISPETAELQRALGSLLCSWLDGYPEDFVGLEASLRDPLWGWLQWALGDGSEPGKSFLAACQEGAPGEPKEDEGVAGDGDPDPHFILGLQAEDVAAHLTAQDAELFLRLVPHECLGSLWSQRDKRGHEGACPTVRATVAQFNHVANAVVTSCLGNTGLRATQRARLLEKWIRVAEECFFLRNLSSLYAVVSALKSTPLHRLKRTWEETSRDSLRCYEELSAVCSEEDNYKQSRRLLFQEGSPCGSGADPIQRRQQQQRRASEQRPTGVVPYLGTFLKDLVMLDAATRNRLQNGYINFEKHRKEFEILTQLRLLQAKCHNYALNPDRPLQRWLQRLPRLSEAQSYQLSCTIEPPAEGVTAARPVKPTLVITHCADLATSLGMSMLVSWDKSSTPQAPPDLLLPPLASPSPQGQSHLGQHIKWPSVSSLDTAPENTSPSSPGGLAPPPATGGTFVRGHRRSASCGPAYPTAPAPGSGLPSDCRIIRVSMALQNGTLYKSILVTSQDKAPAVIGKVLEKHNQDRGLAPSYELVQLLPEGRELAFPPTANVFYAMNSTCLDFMLRPKRPQEKRSPPTPPPRIPAPRGVEISATFPKIKATGRKIARALF encoded by the exons ATGAAGGTTTTCCTCCGCCTGGGGGGCTGCCTGGAGCCGGGGGGAGGCTCTGCCGAGGGGGTACTCCTCACCCGGACCCGCTGGTACTGCCTGCCTGTTAAG CCCCCCGTGACGTTGTGGGAGGAGGCAGAGGACGGCGTCATCTACACCGTCAGCTCTCGTCCGCCAGGGGGCGCCACCAGAGGGAGCGTGGTCACCGGG GGTACTGAGGACCCGGCGGGCGTTTCAGGTCATCCAGGGGTGGcgacggctgctgctgctgctgcgtccGGTTCCCCCGCTGGCCGGTCGCGGGCCCTGAAGGCTGGATCGCTGCCCCGGCTTGTCCGGCACCTGTTGCAGGCCCCTGCACTCGGTGACACCTGCTATGTGCCGGCTTTCCTGGCAACATACCGGACTTTCGCCACAACCCGCGGGGTCCTGGAAGTCCTGCTGGAGAG tctacAGGCGGTTGCAGGCTCAGGCATCAGCCCAGAAACAGCAGAGCTGCAGCG GGCTCTGGGGTCGCTGCTTTGCTCCTGGCTGGATGGGTACCCCGAGGACTTTGTGGGGCTGGAGGCCAGCCTGAGGGACCCGCTCTGGGGCTGGCTGCAATGGGCCCTCGGGGACGGCTCGGAGCCTGGGAAGAGCTTCCTCGCAGCCTGCCAAGAGGGCGCCCCGGGGGAGCCCAAGGAAGACGAGGGTGTCGCAGGCGACGGGGACCCCGACCCCCACTTCATCCTGGGCCTGCAGGCGGAGGACGTGGCCGCTCACCTCACCGCGCAGGATGCC GAGCTCTTCCTCCGCCTGGTCCCTCATGAGTGCCTGGGCTCGCTGTGGTCACAGCGCGACAAGCGGGGCCACGAAGGGGCCTGTCCCACCGTCCGGGCCACGGTGGCCCAGTTCAACCACGTGGCCAATGCCGTTGTCACCTCCTGCCTGGGCAACACGGGGCTGCGGGCGACGCAGCGGGCCCGGCTGCTGGAGAAGTGGATCCGAGTAGCCGAG gAGTGCTTCTTCCTCCGTAATCTGTCCTCGCTCTACGCTGTGGTGTCTGCACTGAAGTCCACCCCTTTGCACCGGCTCAAGCGGACCTGGGAGGAGACGTCCAG GGACTCTCTCCGCTGCTACGAGGAGCTCAGCGCCGTCTGTTCGGAGGAGGACAACTACAAGCAGAGTCGGCGGCTACTTTTCCAG GAAGGTTCCCCTTGTGGATCCGGTGCTGACCCAATCCAgcgcaggcagcagcagcagcggagaGCTTCGGAGCAGCGCCCAACG GGTGTGGTCCCTTATCTGGGCACTTTCCTGAAGGACTTGGTGATGCTTGACGCAGCAACACGGAACCGGCTGCAG AATGGGTACATTAATTTTGAGAAGCATCGCAAG GAGTTTGAGATCCTGACCCAGCTGCGCCTCCTCCAGGCCAAGTGCCACAACTATGCACTGAATCCTGACCGCCCCCTCCAGCGGTGGCTGCAACGCCTCCCCCGTCTCAGCGAAGCCCAGAG CTACCAGCTGTCCTGCACCATTGAACCGCCTGCAGAGGGAGTGACCGCCGCCCGACCTGTGAAACCCACCCTGGTGATCACCCACTGCGCAGA CCTGGCCACCTCGCTGGGAATGAGCATGCTGGTTTCCTGGGACAAGTCCAGCACCCCACAAGCGCCGCCAGACCTCCTGCTGCCACcgcttgcctccccctccccacagggGCAATCGCACCTGGGCCAG cATATAAAGTGGCCCTCCGTCTCCTCATTGGACACGGCCCCAGAAAACACCTCTCCCTCATCCCCGGGAGGCCTTGCCCCCCCTCCTGCCACCGGGGGCACCTTTGTCCGGGGACACCGGCGCTCTGCCTCTTGCGGGCCGGCCTATCCCACGGCCCCCGCCCCCGGGAGCGGCTTGCCCTCGGACTGCCGCATCATCCGCGTGAGCATGGCCCTGCAGAACGGCACCCTCTACAAGAGCATTCTG GTCACGAGTCAAGACAAGGCGCCTGCGGTGATTGGGAAGGTGCTGGAGAAACACAACCAGGATCGGGGCCTGGCCCCCAGCTACGAACTGGTGCAGCTACTGCCTGAAGGCCGAG AGCTGGCTTTCCCACCAACAGCCAATGTATTTTATGCCATGAACAGCACGTGCCTGGACTTCATGCTCCGACCCAAACGGCCACAGGAGAAACGGTCCCCACCAACACCCCCTCCCAGGATCCCTGCCCCAAGGGGGGTGGAAATCAGCGCAACCTTCCCAAAGATCAAAGCCACCGGGCGCAAGATTGCCCGGGCCCTCTTCTGA
- the RGL2 gene encoding ral guanine nucleotide dissociation stimulator-like 2 isoform X1 — MLPRSLRHLLDGGGDAGVTLSAFRSRTPESECCPQSPAQPPVTLWEEAEDGVIYTVSSRPPGGATRGSVVTGGTEDPAGVSGHPGVATAAAAAASGSPAGRSRALKAGSLPRLVRHLLQAPALGDTCYVPAFLATYRTFATTRGVLEVLLESLQAVAGSGISPETAELQRALGSLLCSWLDGYPEDFVGLEASLRDPLWGWLQWALGDGSEPGKSFLAACQEGAPGEPKEDEGVAGDGDPDPHFILGLQAEDVAAHLTAQDAELFLRLVPHECLGSLWSQRDKRGHEGACPTVRATVAQFNHVANAVVTSCLGNTGLRATQRARLLEKWIRVAEECFFLRNLSSLYAVVSALKSTPLHRLKRTWEETSRDSLRCYEELSAVCSEEDNYKQSRRLLFQEGSPCGSGADPIQRRQQQQRRASEQRPTGVVPYLGTFLKDLVMLDAATRNRLQNGYINFEKHRKEFEILTQLRLLQAKCHNYALNPDRPLQRWLQRLPRLSEAQSYQLSCTIEPPAEGVTAARPVKPTLVITHCADLATSLGMSMLVSWDKSSTPQAPPDLLLPPLASPSPQGQSHLGQHIKWPSVSSLDTAPENTSPSSPGGLAPPPATGGTFVRGHRRSASCGPAYPTAPAPGSGLPSDCRIIRVSMALQNGTLYKSILVTSQDKAPAVIGKVLEKHNQDRGLAPSYELVQLLPEGRELAFPPTANVFYAMNSTCLDFMLRPKRPQEKRSPPTPPPRIPAPRGVEISATFPKIKATGRKIARALF, encoded by the exons CGGGGGAGGGGACGCAGGGGTGACCCTCAGCGCCTTCAGGAGCCGGACCCCCGAATCGGAGTGTTGCCCCCAAAGTCCTGCACAG CCCCCCGTGACGTTGTGGGAGGAGGCAGAGGACGGCGTCATCTACACCGTCAGCTCTCGTCCGCCAGGGGGCGCCACCAGAGGGAGCGTGGTCACCGGG GGTACTGAGGACCCGGCGGGCGTTTCAGGTCATCCAGGGGTGGcgacggctgctgctgctgctgcgtccGGTTCCCCCGCTGGCCGGTCGCGGGCCCTGAAGGCTGGATCGCTGCCCCGGCTTGTCCGGCACCTGTTGCAGGCCCCTGCACTCGGTGACACCTGCTATGTGCCGGCTTTCCTGGCAACATACCGGACTTTCGCCACAACCCGCGGGGTCCTGGAAGTCCTGCTGGAGAG tctacAGGCGGTTGCAGGCTCAGGCATCAGCCCAGAAACAGCAGAGCTGCAGCG GGCTCTGGGGTCGCTGCTTTGCTCCTGGCTGGATGGGTACCCCGAGGACTTTGTGGGGCTGGAGGCCAGCCTGAGGGACCCGCTCTGGGGCTGGCTGCAATGGGCCCTCGGGGACGGCTCGGAGCCTGGGAAGAGCTTCCTCGCAGCCTGCCAAGAGGGCGCCCCGGGGGAGCCCAAGGAAGACGAGGGTGTCGCAGGCGACGGGGACCCCGACCCCCACTTCATCCTGGGCCTGCAGGCGGAGGACGTGGCCGCTCACCTCACCGCGCAGGATGCC GAGCTCTTCCTCCGCCTGGTCCCTCATGAGTGCCTGGGCTCGCTGTGGTCACAGCGCGACAAGCGGGGCCACGAAGGGGCCTGTCCCACCGTCCGGGCCACGGTGGCCCAGTTCAACCACGTGGCCAATGCCGTTGTCACCTCCTGCCTGGGCAACACGGGGCTGCGGGCGACGCAGCGGGCCCGGCTGCTGGAGAAGTGGATCCGAGTAGCCGAG gAGTGCTTCTTCCTCCGTAATCTGTCCTCGCTCTACGCTGTGGTGTCTGCACTGAAGTCCACCCCTTTGCACCGGCTCAAGCGGACCTGGGAGGAGACGTCCAG GGACTCTCTCCGCTGCTACGAGGAGCTCAGCGCCGTCTGTTCGGAGGAGGACAACTACAAGCAGAGTCGGCGGCTACTTTTCCAG GAAGGTTCCCCTTGTGGATCCGGTGCTGACCCAATCCAgcgcaggcagcagcagcagcggagaGCTTCGGAGCAGCGCCCAACG GGTGTGGTCCCTTATCTGGGCACTTTCCTGAAGGACTTGGTGATGCTTGACGCAGCAACACGGAACCGGCTGCAG AATGGGTACATTAATTTTGAGAAGCATCGCAAG GAGTTTGAGATCCTGACCCAGCTGCGCCTCCTCCAGGCCAAGTGCCACAACTATGCACTGAATCCTGACCGCCCCCTCCAGCGGTGGCTGCAACGCCTCCCCCGTCTCAGCGAAGCCCAGAG CTACCAGCTGTCCTGCACCATTGAACCGCCTGCAGAGGGAGTGACCGCCGCCCGACCTGTGAAACCCACCCTGGTGATCACCCACTGCGCAGA CCTGGCCACCTCGCTGGGAATGAGCATGCTGGTTTCCTGGGACAAGTCCAGCACCCCACAAGCGCCGCCAGACCTCCTGCTGCCACcgcttgcctccccctccccacagggGCAATCGCACCTGGGCCAG cATATAAAGTGGCCCTCCGTCTCCTCATTGGACACGGCCCCAGAAAACACCTCTCCCTCATCCCCGGGAGGCCTTGCCCCCCCTCCTGCCACCGGGGGCACCTTTGTCCGGGGACACCGGCGCTCTGCCTCTTGCGGGCCGGCCTATCCCACGGCCCCCGCCCCCGGGAGCGGCTTGCCCTCGGACTGCCGCATCATCCGCGTGAGCATGGCCCTGCAGAACGGCACCCTCTACAAGAGCATTCTG GTCACGAGTCAAGACAAGGCGCCTGCGGTGATTGGGAAGGTGCTGGAGAAACACAACCAGGATCGGGGCCTGGCCCCCAGCTACGAACTGGTGCAGCTACTGCCTGAAGGCCGAG AGCTGGCTTTCCCACCAACAGCCAATGTATTTTATGCCATGAACAGCACGTGCCTGGACTTCATGCTCCGACCCAAACGGCCACAGGAGAAACGGTCCCCACCAACACCCCCTCCCAGGATCCCTGCCCCAAGGGGGGTGGAAATCAGCGCAACCTTCCCAAAGATCAAAGCCACCGGGCGCAAGATTGCCCGGGCCCTCTTCTGA
- the RGL2 gene encoding ral guanine nucleotide dissociation stimulator-like 2 isoform X3, with protein sequence MLPRSLRHLLDGGGDAGVTLSAFRSRTPESECCPQSPAQPPVTLWEEAEDGVIYTVSSRPPGGATRGSVVTGGTEDPAGVSGHPGVATAAAAAASGSPAGRSRALKAGSLPRLVRHLLQAPALGDTCYVPAFLATYRTFATTRGVLEVLLESLQAVAGSGISPETAELQRALGSLLCSWLDGYPEDFVGLEASLRDPLWGWLQWALGDGSEPGKSFLAACQEGAPGEPKEDEGVAGDGDPDPHFILGLQAEDVAAHLTAQDAELFLRLVPHECLGSLWSQRDKRGHEGACPTVRATVAQFNHVANAVVTSCLGNTGLRATQRARLLEKWIRVAEECFFLRNLSSLYAVVSALKSTPLHRLKRTWEETSRDSLRCYEELSAVCSEEDNYKQSRRLLFQEGSPCGSGADPIQRRQQQQRRASEQRPTGVVPYLGTFLKDLVMLDAATRNRLQNGYINFEKHRKEFEILTQLRLLQAKCHNYALNPDRPLQRWLQRLPRLSEAQSYQLSCTIEPPAEGVTAARPVKPTLVITHCADLATSLGMSMLVSWDKSSTPQAPPDLLLPPLASPSPQGQSHLGQHIKWPSVSSLDTAPENTSPSSPGGLAPPPATGGTFVRGHRRSASCGPAYPTAPAPGSGLPSDCRIIRVSMALQNGTLYKSILVTSQDKAPAVIGKVLEKHNQDRGLAPSYELVQLLPEGRATSHCWLIFSL encoded by the exons CGGGGGAGGGGACGCAGGGGTGACCCTCAGCGCCTTCAGGAGCCGGACCCCCGAATCGGAGTGTTGCCCCCAAAGTCCTGCACAG CCCCCCGTGACGTTGTGGGAGGAGGCAGAGGACGGCGTCATCTACACCGTCAGCTCTCGTCCGCCAGGGGGCGCCACCAGAGGGAGCGTGGTCACCGGG GGTACTGAGGACCCGGCGGGCGTTTCAGGTCATCCAGGGGTGGcgacggctgctgctgctgctgcgtccGGTTCCCCCGCTGGCCGGTCGCGGGCCCTGAAGGCTGGATCGCTGCCCCGGCTTGTCCGGCACCTGTTGCAGGCCCCTGCACTCGGTGACACCTGCTATGTGCCGGCTTTCCTGGCAACATACCGGACTTTCGCCACAACCCGCGGGGTCCTGGAAGTCCTGCTGGAGAG tctacAGGCGGTTGCAGGCTCAGGCATCAGCCCAGAAACAGCAGAGCTGCAGCG GGCTCTGGGGTCGCTGCTTTGCTCCTGGCTGGATGGGTACCCCGAGGACTTTGTGGGGCTGGAGGCCAGCCTGAGGGACCCGCTCTGGGGCTGGCTGCAATGGGCCCTCGGGGACGGCTCGGAGCCTGGGAAGAGCTTCCTCGCAGCCTGCCAAGAGGGCGCCCCGGGGGAGCCCAAGGAAGACGAGGGTGTCGCAGGCGACGGGGACCCCGACCCCCACTTCATCCTGGGCCTGCAGGCGGAGGACGTGGCCGCTCACCTCACCGCGCAGGATGCC GAGCTCTTCCTCCGCCTGGTCCCTCATGAGTGCCTGGGCTCGCTGTGGTCACAGCGCGACAAGCGGGGCCACGAAGGGGCCTGTCCCACCGTCCGGGCCACGGTGGCCCAGTTCAACCACGTGGCCAATGCCGTTGTCACCTCCTGCCTGGGCAACACGGGGCTGCGGGCGACGCAGCGGGCCCGGCTGCTGGAGAAGTGGATCCGAGTAGCCGAG gAGTGCTTCTTCCTCCGTAATCTGTCCTCGCTCTACGCTGTGGTGTCTGCACTGAAGTCCACCCCTTTGCACCGGCTCAAGCGGACCTGGGAGGAGACGTCCAG GGACTCTCTCCGCTGCTACGAGGAGCTCAGCGCCGTCTGTTCGGAGGAGGACAACTACAAGCAGAGTCGGCGGCTACTTTTCCAG GAAGGTTCCCCTTGTGGATCCGGTGCTGACCCAATCCAgcgcaggcagcagcagcagcggagaGCTTCGGAGCAGCGCCCAACG GGTGTGGTCCCTTATCTGGGCACTTTCCTGAAGGACTTGGTGATGCTTGACGCAGCAACACGGAACCGGCTGCAG AATGGGTACATTAATTTTGAGAAGCATCGCAAG GAGTTTGAGATCCTGACCCAGCTGCGCCTCCTCCAGGCCAAGTGCCACAACTATGCACTGAATCCTGACCGCCCCCTCCAGCGGTGGCTGCAACGCCTCCCCCGTCTCAGCGAAGCCCAGAG CTACCAGCTGTCCTGCACCATTGAACCGCCTGCAGAGGGAGTGACCGCCGCCCGACCTGTGAAACCCACCCTGGTGATCACCCACTGCGCAGA CCTGGCCACCTCGCTGGGAATGAGCATGCTGGTTTCCTGGGACAAGTCCAGCACCCCACAAGCGCCGCCAGACCTCCTGCTGCCACcgcttgcctccccctccccacagggGCAATCGCACCTGGGCCAG cATATAAAGTGGCCCTCCGTCTCCTCATTGGACACGGCCCCAGAAAACACCTCTCCCTCATCCCCGGGAGGCCTTGCCCCCCCTCCTGCCACCGGGGGCACCTTTGTCCGGGGACACCGGCGCTCTGCCTCTTGCGGGCCGGCCTATCCCACGGCCCCCGCCCCCGGGAGCGGCTTGCCCTCGGACTGCCGCATCATCCGCGTGAGCATGGCCCTGCAGAACGGCACCCTCTACAAGAGCATTCTG GTCACGAGTCAAGACAAGGCGCCTGCGGTGATTGGGAAGGTGCTGGAGAAACACAACCAGGATCGGGGCCTGGCCCCCAGCTACGAACTGGTGCAGCTACTGCCTGAAGGCCGAG ccacatcacactgttggctcatattcagcttgtga